A genomic window from Antedon mediterranea chromosome 4, ecAntMedi1.1, whole genome shotgun sequence includes:
- the LOC140046618 gene encoding LOW QUALITY PROTEIN: tRNA methyltransferase 10 homolog C-like (The sequence of the model RefSeq protein was modified relative to this genomic sequence to represent the inferred CDS: inserted 1 base in 1 codon) — protein MYHLLKLVRTIKKKHIYQSRYYCSITNESSKETSYDRGLEEARELIEEMRLSGRQVPQQISDADLEHFASIKSKKQRKNFMTFMYRRECLRLKDKEKRLEKREQRKIESEESTLTKAECLRLPFTKHSNATPGMLLLAFEGLILSIRILVGKEYETPLANTLFLKRNQRILESDNWKLSQGMKFGQNVVFDFCYDQYMQRRDAIALSMQMVMXIHANKKAKESFHIHFVNHLEGSLSHKEFVRTTTKDAYNKMMVTMSSQSLLEKFPKENIIYLSPDSPNIMRTFDDTKTYVIGAFVDATQIQKGLSLGIAKRLNVSHVRLPIDYYLKWGSGGHKSLTLDQVIKILSAMKETNDWKEAMKHVPIRKHTGMKTCGQNQSTSSGQEPAAKDNFIFSRALRP, from the exons ATGTATCACCTCTTGAAATTGGTAAGaacaattaaaaagaaacatatcTATCAATCAAGATATTACTGTTCTATTACAAATGAATCTAGTAAAGAAACGTCTTATGATAGAGGACTTGAAGAGGCAAGAGAGTTAATAGAAGAAATGAGGCTTTCAGGCAGACAAGTCCCACAACAAATCAGTGATGCAGATTTAGAACATTTTGCTTCTATCAAATCTAAAAAGCAAAGGAAAAACTTTATGACTTTCATGTATCGTAGAGAGTGTTTGCGACTGAAGGATAAGGAAAAGCGTCTTGAAAAACGGGAACAAAGAAAAATAGAATCCGAAGAAAGTACCCTTACCAAAGCTGAATGCCTTCGCTTACCATTCACAAAGCATTCGAATGCTACTCCTGGAATGCTATTATTGGCATTCGAAGGGCTAATACTTAGCATTCGAATACTAGTG GGTAAGGAGTATGAAACACCATTAGCAAATACGTTGTTTCTCAAAAGGAATCAACGTATTTTGGAGTCTGATAATTGGAAACTGTCTCAAGGAATGAAATTTGGTCAGAATGTTGTGTTTGATTTTTGCTATGACCAGTATATGCAACGAAGAGATGCTATCGCCCTAAGTATGCAAATGGTTA TAATACATGCAAATAAGAAAGCTAAGGAGTCTTTTCACATACACTTTGTTAACCACCTAGAGGGTTCACTATCGCATAAAGAATTTGTGCGTACAACAACAAAGGACGCATACAATAagatgatggtgacaatgagTTCACAATCTTTACTGGAAAAATTTCCAAAAGAGAACATTATTTATCTGTCGCCAGATTCACCAAACATAATGCGCACATTTGATGACACTAAGACGTACGTTATTGGTGCTTTTGTTGATGCAACTCAAATACAAAAAGGATTGTCTTTAGGTATTGCAAAAAGATTAAATGTTTCTCATGTACGATTACCAATTGATTACTACTTAAAGTGGGGAAGTGGTGGGCATAAGTCTCTGACTTTAGATCAAGTAATTAAGATACTATCAGCAATGAAAGAAACAAATGATTGGAAAGAAGCTATGAAACATGTCCCTATTAGAAAACACACAGGAATGAAAACATGTGGCCAAAATCAATCAACATCCAGCGGACAGGAACCCGCAGCCAAAGACAACTTTATTTTTAGTCGGGCACTGAGAccatag